In the genome of Cupriavidus taiwanensis, one region contains:
- a CDS encoding acyl-CoA dehydrogenase family protein, producing the protein MQRLIFEAEHDAFRESARRFYQREVGPHGERWREQGCVDREVFRKAGEQGYLLMWADEQYGGAGVQDFRYEQILIEENARHGDSGFFGTLHSRLVAPYIGRIGNEEQRQRLLPAAARGESIFAVAMTEPQTGSDLAGIRTRAEDHGEHWVLNGAKTYISNGQLADVVVVVARTDPERSHGLTLFIVERGMPGFERGRKLRKLGLHSQDTSELFFDNVKVPKANVLGEPGQAFRYLTRHLAEERLIGACGYMASAQVAFDITLDYVRERKAFGRAIGTFQNSRFKLAELRAQLDALQTFVDQCVLQHNAGTLTVETAASAKLLTSELQGRMVDEGVQLHGGAGYMEEYRICRMYADARISRIYAGSSEIMKEIIGRGLGLDDRVKA; encoded by the coding sequence ATGCAACGCCTGATCTTCGAAGCCGAACACGACGCCTTCCGCGAATCCGCCCGCCGCTTCTACCAGCGCGAGGTCGGCCCGCACGGCGAGCGCTGGCGCGAACAGGGTTGCGTGGACCGCGAGGTGTTCCGCAAGGCCGGCGAGCAGGGCTACCTGCTGATGTGGGCCGACGAGCAATACGGCGGCGCCGGTGTGCAGGACTTCCGCTACGAGCAGATCCTGATCGAGGAAAATGCGCGCCACGGCGACTCCGGCTTCTTCGGCACGCTGCACTCGCGCCTGGTGGCGCCCTACATCGGCCGCATCGGCAATGAAGAGCAGCGCCAGCGCCTGCTGCCCGCGGCCGCGCGCGGCGAGTCGATCTTCGCCGTGGCCATGACCGAGCCGCAGACCGGCTCGGACCTGGCCGGCATCCGCACCCGCGCCGAGGACCATGGCGAGCACTGGGTGCTGAACGGCGCCAAGACCTATATCTCGAACGGCCAGCTGGCCGACGTGGTGGTCGTGGTGGCCCGCACCGACCCGGAGCGCAGCCATGGCCTGACGCTCTTCATCGTCGAACGCGGCATGCCCGGCTTCGAGCGCGGGCGCAAGCTGCGCAAGCTGGGCCTGCACTCGCAGGACACCTCGGAGCTGTTCTTCGACAACGTCAAGGTGCCCAAGGCCAACGTGCTGGGCGAGCCGGGCCAGGCCTTCCGCTACCTGACGCGCCACCTGGCCGAGGAGCGCCTGATCGGCGCCTGCGGCTACATGGCGTCGGCGCAGGTGGCCTTCGACATCACGCTGGACTACGTGCGCGAGCGCAAGGCCTTCGGGCGCGCCATCGGCACGTTCCAGAACTCGCGCTTCAAGCTGGCCGAATTGCGCGCGCAGTTGGATGCGCTGCAGACCTTTGTCGACCAGTGCGTGCTGCAACACAATGCCGGCACGCTGACGGTGGAGACGGCTGCATCGGCCAAGCTGCTGACTTCCGAGCTGCAGGGGCGCATGGTCGACGAGGGCGTGCAGCTGCACGGCGGCGCCGGGTATATGGAGGAGTACCGCATCTGCCGCATGTATGCCGATGCGCGCATCTCGCGCATCTATGCCGGCAGCAGCGAGATCATGAAGGAGATCATCGGCCGCGGCCTGGGGCTGGATGACCGGGTGAAGGCATAA
- a CDS encoding tripartite tricarboxylate transporter substrate binding protein produces the protein MKNLSSLRATSLWCLRKVAVAVAAAIVSLPSFAYPTKAITVIVPQAPGGANDAVARLVLQNLSERIGQSIIVDNRPGAGGNIGIQAAAKSPKDGYTLLLTVGSSLTINPAIYKNIPFDPNKDFEPIALVATAPYVLVVNPSLPVSSVKDLITMAKQKPSQLDYASGGNGTPNHLFAEMFNLKAGVKLNHVPYKGAAAAATDVVSGRVPVTFGSLPGVMQFVKAGKLKALAVATEKRSPLLPNVPAIGETVPGYAATSWYALFAPAGTPKEVVAKLQVETNNVLRSKEVQEKLALQGAEAAGGTPEQLAELVNRELVQWAKVVKQSGASLD, from the coding sequence TTGAAGAACCTTAGTTCCCTGCGTGCCACCTCCCTCTGGTGCTTGCGAAAGGTTGCCGTCGCTGTGGCCGCCGCAATAGTTTCGCTTCCTTCGTTTGCATATCCAACAAAGGCAATCACCGTCATCGTGCCGCAGGCCCCCGGAGGGGCAAACGATGCGGTGGCGAGGCTGGTTCTGCAAAATCTCTCGGAGCGGATCGGACAGTCGATCATTGTTGACAACCGGCCTGGCGCGGGTGGCAACATCGGCATCCAGGCAGCTGCGAAAAGCCCCAAAGACGGGTATACGCTGCTCTTGACGGTGGGAAGTTCGCTCACCATCAATCCGGCCATCTACAAAAATATTCCATTCGACCCCAACAAAGACTTCGAACCGATTGCGCTTGTTGCCACAGCGCCTTATGTCTTGGTGGTGAACCCATCGTTGCCGGTATCGTCCGTCAAGGACCTAATTACGATGGCGAAGCAAAAGCCCTCCCAGCTCGATTATGCGTCTGGGGGGAATGGCACACCCAACCACCTGTTCGCGGAGATGTTTAACCTCAAGGCGGGGGTCAAACTGAACCACGTCCCCTACAAGGGCGCGGCGGCGGCCGCCACCGACGTAGTTAGTGGCCGCGTCCCTGTAACGTTCGGGAGTTTGCCTGGCGTGATGCAATTTGTTAAGGCCGGGAAGCTGAAAGCCTTGGCGGTCGCAACGGAGAAGCGATCACCGCTCTTGCCAAACGTGCCGGCAATTGGCGAGACAGTGCCCGGTTATGCTGCAACGTCCTGGTATGCCCTGTTTGCACCTGCAGGAACCCCGAAGGAGGTGGTCGCAAAGCTGCAGGTGGAAACAAACAATGTGCTGAGGTCGAAAGAGGTCCAGGAAAAGCTTGCGTTGCAAGGTGCTGAAGCGGCAGGAGGTACGCCAGAACAGCTTGCTGAGCTGGTCAACCGAGAGCTGGTTCAATGGGCGAAGGTCGTCAAGCAATCGGGGGCATCCTTGGATTGA
- a CDS encoding EamA family transporter, with translation MSLTVFAVVLLAAFLHAAWNAVVKGGGDKLLSTVMVAVTAGLMAALALPALPQPAAASWPFIAASVGVHVVYFALVARIYRSADMSLTYPLMRGCAPLLVALASVGWLGEHLSSLAWTGIAVISLGILAMAGGARGARGGRGSREGVWLALLNALVIAAYTLIDGTGVRRSGAPVAYAFWIFVLTAVPLAAWALATRRRQLAGYVRRNLVFALVGGGGTLASYGLSLWAMTRAPVAPVAALRESSILFGALISALLLKEHVGAARLGAACLIAAGVATLRFT, from the coding sequence ATGTCGCTCACCGTCTTTGCCGTCGTCCTGCTTGCCGCCTTCCTGCATGCCGCGTGGAATGCCGTGGTCAAGGGCGGCGGCGACAAGCTGCTGTCCACCGTGATGGTGGCGGTCACGGCTGGCCTGATGGCCGCGCTGGCGCTGCCGGCGCTGCCGCAGCCGGCGGCCGCCAGCTGGCCCTTTATCGCCGCGTCGGTGGGCGTGCACGTGGTGTACTTCGCGCTGGTGGCGCGGATCTACCGCAGCGCCGACATGAGCCTGACCTACCCGCTGATGCGCGGCTGCGCGCCCTTGCTGGTGGCGCTGGCCAGCGTGGGCTGGCTGGGCGAGCACCTGTCGTCGCTGGCATGGACCGGCATTGCCGTGATCAGCCTGGGCATCCTGGCCATGGCGGGCGGTGCGCGTGGCGCCCGTGGCGGGCGCGGCAGCCGCGAGGGCGTGTGGCTGGCCCTGCTGAATGCGCTGGTGATCGCCGCCTATACGCTGATCGATGGCACCGGCGTGCGCCGCTCCGGCGCGCCGGTAGCCTATGCCTTCTGGATCTTCGTGCTTACCGCGGTGCCGCTGGCGGCGTGGGCACTGGCGACGCGCCGGCGGCAACTGGCCGGCTACGTGCGCCGCAACCTGGTGTTCGCGCTGGTGGGCGGGGGCGGCACGCTGGCGTCCTACGGGCTGTCGCTGTGGGCAATGACGCGCGCGCCGGTGGCGCCGGTGGCCGCCTTGCGCGAATCTTCGATCCTGTTCGGCGCGCTGATCTCCGCGCTGCTGCTCAAGGAGCACGTCGGCGCCGCGCGCCTCGGCGCGGCCTGCCTGATCGCCGCCGGCGTGGCCACGCTGCGCTTCACCTGA
- a CDS encoding glutathione S-transferase N-terminal domain-containing protein: protein MPDLSAFPITRKWPARHPDRIQLYSLPTPNGVKVSIMLEEAGLPYEPHLVRFDTEDQLSPEFLSLNPNNKIPAILDPHGPGDKPLALFESGAILLYLADKSGKLIPADPARRYETIQWVMFQMGGIGPMFGQLGFFHKFAGKDYEDKRPRDRYVAESRRLLQVLEQRLEGRAWIMGDAYTIADIATLPWVRNLVGFYEAGDLVGFKDFVNVRRVLDAFVQRAAVVKGLDTPHRG, encoded by the coding sequence GTGCCCGATCTGTCCGCTTTTCCCATCACCCGCAAATGGCCGGCACGGCATCCCGACCGCATCCAGCTCTATTCGCTGCCCACGCCCAACGGCGTCAAGGTGTCGATCATGCTGGAAGAGGCCGGCCTGCCGTACGAGCCGCACCTGGTGCGCTTCGATACCGAGGATCAGCTGTCGCCGGAATTCCTGTCGCTGAACCCGAACAACAAGATCCCGGCCATCCTCGACCCCCACGGCCCGGGCGACAAGCCGCTGGCGCTGTTCGAGTCGGGCGCGATCCTGCTGTACCTGGCCGACAAGTCCGGCAAGTTGATCCCCGCCGATCCGGCGCGCCGCTACGAGACCATCCAGTGGGTGATGTTCCAGATGGGCGGCATCGGCCCGATGTTCGGCCAGCTGGGCTTCTTCCACAAGTTTGCCGGCAAGGACTACGAGGACAAGCGCCCGCGCGACCGCTACGTGGCGGAGAGCCGGCGCCTGCTCCAGGTGCTGGAGCAGCGCCTGGAAGGCCGCGCCTGGATCATGGGCGACGCGTACACCATCGCCGACATCGCCACCTTGCCGTGGGTGCGCAACCTGGTCGGCTTCTACGAGGCGGGCGACCTGGTCGGCTTCAAGGACTTCGTCAATGTGCGGCGCGTGCTGGATGCGTTCGTGCAACGAGCGGCGGTGGTGAAGGGACTGGATACGCCGCATCGGGGCTGA
- a CDS encoding class I SAM-dependent methyltransferase codes for MDHTADSFRAFELAGWEDPEVVSRYQEHLSHVTRQSVEALLDAAHVASGQRVLDVASGSGYVAAGAVERGAESVGIDFAQAQVQLARKLHPEVQYQQADAQALPFDDASFDAVVNGFGLCHMSDPDAALAEAFRVLRPGGRIAFTVWDTPERAVGFGAVYAAIRAYGSMDVDIPVGPNFFLFSDPGHCRSALQQAGFVMPTCRSVPQVWRFSTPDQLFDALAQGTVRAAATLRAQTPKARDEIRAVLRGTVAGYMRGSGFEVPMPAVLAAAVKP; via the coding sequence ATGGACCACACCGCAGATTCGTTTCGCGCCTTTGAGCTGGCTGGCTGGGAAGACCCGGAAGTCGTCAGCCGGTACCAGGAGCACCTGTCGCACGTTACCCGGCAATCGGTCGAGGCCCTGCTGGACGCCGCGCATGTCGCCAGCGGGCAGCGCGTGCTCGATGTCGCGTCCGGCTCCGGCTACGTCGCGGCCGGGGCGGTGGAGCGCGGCGCCGAGTCGGTCGGCATCGATTTCGCGCAGGCGCAGGTGCAACTGGCGCGCAAGCTGCATCCCGAGGTCCAGTATCAGCAGGCCGACGCGCAGGCGCTGCCGTTCGACGATGCCAGCTTCGACGCCGTGGTCAACGGCTTTGGCCTGTGCCATATGTCCGACCCGGACGCGGCGCTGGCCGAGGCCTTCCGCGTCCTGCGCCCGGGCGGGCGCATCGCCTTCACGGTATGGGATACGCCCGAGCGCGCGGTCGGCTTCGGCGCGGTCTATGCCGCGATCCGCGCCTATGGCTCGATGGACGTCGATATCCCGGTCGGGCCGAACTTCTTTTTGTTCAGCGATCCTGGCCACTGCCGCAGCGCGTTGCAGCAGGCCGGCTTTGTCATGCCGACCTGCCGCAGCGTGCCGCAGGTCTGGCGCTTCTCCACGCCCGACCAGCTGTTCGACGCGCTTGCCCAGGGCACCGTGCGGGCAGCCGCCACGCTGCGCGCGCAGACCCCCAAGGCGCGCGACGAAATCCGCGCCGTGCTGCGCGGCACCGTTGCCGGGTACATGCGCGGCAGCGGCTTCGAGGTGCCGATGCCGGCGGTGCTGGCGGCGGCGGTCAAGCCCTGA
- a CDS encoding PQQ-dependent sugar dehydrogenase gives MPMPTPLRLLRTAMLAGAVPVIATLAACGESAKLPSEAGFGPTPQLPPPHETAIPTVKIAPAIGWASGQRPMPAEGMAVTAFADQLDHPRWVYVLPNGDVLVAESNAPPKPDDGKGIKGWIMKMVMKRAGAGTPSANRITLLRDSNGDGVADQRSVFLKDVNSPFGMALVGNDFYVAATDALLRFPYQPGQTEISAAPQKVVDLPGGPLNHHWTKSLIASRDGSKLYVTVGSNSNVGENGMDKEVGRAAIWEVDRSTGTHRIFASGLRNPNGMAWEPVTGMLWTAVNERDEIGSDLVPDYITSVRDGGFYGWPYSYYGQHVDQRVKPPAPDLVARAIVPDYAVGAHTAALGLAAASGNSLPARFSEGMFVGLHGSWNRRPLAGYKVIFVPFSQGRPQGAPFDVLTGFVDDDGKARGRPVGVAIDQRGGLLVADDVGNTVWRVSGAR, from the coding sequence ATGCCGATGCCCACCCCCTTGCGCCTGTTGCGCACCGCCATGCTGGCGGGCGCCGTGCCCGTGATCGCCACGCTCGCCGCCTGCGGCGAATCCGCCAAGCTGCCGTCCGAGGCCGGCTTCGGACCCACGCCGCAGCTGCCGCCGCCGCACGAGACCGCCATTCCCACCGTCAAGATCGCTCCGGCCATCGGCTGGGCCTCGGGCCAGCGTCCGATGCCGGCCGAAGGCATGGCGGTGACGGCCTTTGCCGACCAGCTGGACCATCCGCGCTGGGTCTATGTGCTGCCCAACGGCGACGTGCTGGTGGCCGAGAGCAATGCCCCGCCCAAGCCTGACGACGGCAAGGGCATCAAGGGCTGGATCATGAAGATGGTGATGAAGCGCGCCGGCGCCGGCACGCCCAGCGCCAACCGCATCACGCTGCTGCGCGACAGCAACGGCGACGGCGTCGCCGACCAGCGCTCGGTGTTCCTGAAGGATGTGAATTCGCCCTTCGGCATGGCGCTGGTCGGCAATGACTTCTACGTGGCGGCCACCGACGCGCTGCTGCGCTTCCCCTACCAGCCCGGCCAGACCGAAATCAGCGCCGCGCCGCAGAAGGTGGTCGACCTGCCCGGCGGACCGCTCAACCATCACTGGACCAAGAGCCTGATCGCCAGCCGCGATGGCAGCAAGCTGTATGTGACGGTGGGCTCGAACAGCAACGTGGGCGAGAACGGCATGGACAAGGAAGTCGGCCGCGCCGCGATCTGGGAGGTCGACCGCAGCACCGGCACGCACCGCATCTTCGCCAGCGGCCTGCGCAATCCCAACGGCATGGCGTGGGAGCCGGTCACCGGCATGCTGTGGACCGCCGTCAACGAGCGCGACGAGATCGGCAGCGACCTGGTGCCGGACTACATCACCTCGGTGCGCGACGGCGGCTTCTACGGCTGGCCCTACAGCTACTACGGCCAGCACGTGGACCAGCGCGTGAAGCCGCCGGCACCGGACCTGGTGGCCAGGGCGATCGTGCCCGACTACGCCGTGGGCGCGCACACCGCCGCGCTCGGCCTGGCCGCGGCCAGCGGCAACAGCCTGCCGGCGCGCTTCAGCGAAGGCATGTTCGTCGGCCTGCATGGTTCGTGGAACCGGCGCCCGCTGGCGGGCTACAAGGTGATCTTCGTGCCGTTCAGCCAGGGCCGGCCGCAGGGCGCGCCGTTCGACGTGCTGACCGGGTTTGTCGACGACGACGGCAAGGCGCGCGGGCGCCCGGTGGGCGTGGCGATCGACCAGCGCGGTGGCCTGCTGGTGGCCGACGATGTCGGCAATACCGTCTGGCGGGTCAGCGGCGCCAGATAG
- a CDS encoding hydantoinase/oxoprolinase family protein — protein sequence MEGTRQILAAAGLQPADVKTLVHGTTLATNAVIIKRRQQFPHALLIQRKQNLAVCRQALADRQPQATWHERLGLFYNMASAVREHAVEVGKGLDGRTLIAIGGMAPLHGARLAAKLGLHHVIVPVGAGVGSALGFLRAPVSFEATRRVLLGTAQFDADAANAIAYGLIADLRQLVSSAASSQSMTEHRMPWMRYKGQGHEIRVAEPLDSERSILDAVRYNKLGVVHYALDGDIPGELEFSGRQSTTRIATRQQLPAAPQAGRSRAQLYCQLTPEAAEEAQRLGHSDSLDTLIRREIRQRIPRFDSRVHTIVNQWIPYKLPVFYPGYCRKVVDFLAWQSKERRSVYYCGGYLSQALLTGACARRIWGAKHARECRRCRLSRLHGR from the coding sequence GTGGAAGGTACCCGCCAAATACTGGCAGCAGCGGGCCTTCAACCGGCTGACGTCAAAACGCTCGTGCACGGCACGACCTTGGCGACCAACGCAGTCATCATCAAGCGTCGGCAACAGTTCCCGCATGCCCTCCTCATCCAGCGGAAGCAGAACCTTGCCGTCTGCCGCCAGGCGCTCGCGGACCGTCAGCCGCAGGCAACGTGGCACGAGCGGCTCGGGCTTTTCTACAACATGGCCAGCGCGGTACGCGAGCACGCCGTGGAGGTCGGCAAGGGCCTCGATGGCCGGACGCTCATCGCTATTGGCGGCATGGCCCCGCTCCATGGCGCCCGCCTCGCCGCCAAACTCGGCCTGCACCACGTGATCGTCCCGGTGGGCGCGGGCGTGGGCTCCGCTTTGGGCTTTCTGCGGGCGCCGGTCTCATTCGAAGCCACCCGCCGCGTGCTGCTTGGTACGGCGCAGTTTGACGCCGATGCGGCCAATGCCATTGCCTATGGGCTCATCGCGGACCTCCGGCAGCTGGTTTCCAGCGCTGCCTCGTCGCAATCAATGACTGAACATCGCATGCCCTGGATGCGCTACAAGGGCCAGGGCCACGAGATTCGTGTTGCCGAGCCACTGGACTCGGAGCGCTCAATTCTCGATGCAGTGCGATATAACAAGCTGGGGGTCGTCCACTACGCGCTGGATGGCGATATTCCCGGCGAGCTGGAGTTCTCGGGCCGCCAGTCAACGACTCGCATTGCGACCCGGCAACAGTTGCCGGCAGCCCCCCAAGCGGGACGTTCGCGCGCGCAACTCTACTGTCAGCTGACACCCGAGGCGGCCGAGGAAGCGCAGCGCCTCGGCCACTCCGATTCGCTCGACACCCTTATCCGGCGGGAGATCAGACAGCGCATTCCCCGCTTCGATAGCCGGGTGCACACCATTGTCAACCAGTGGATTCCATACAAACTGCCGGTTTTCTACCCAGGGTATTGTCGGAAGGTGGTCGACTTTCTCGCTTGGCAATCTAAGGAGAGGAGATCCGTCTACTACTGTGGCGGCTACCTGTCCCAGGCACTCCTGACCGGCGCTTGTGCGAGACGAATTTGGGGGGCCAAACACGCGCGCGAGTGCCGGCGTTGCCGACTTTCGCGCCTCCACGGGAGGTGA
- a CDS encoding type II toxin-antitoxin system VapC family toxin, with amino-acid sequence MARYMFDTNMCIYLMKNQPPRVAERLARCFEGDVVLSAISLAELEFGVTVSRDPQRARRALQALVGRVPVLPLNAAAARAYGPVRAATRERKADALDKLIAAHAIAEGLTVVTRNVRDFTAYPGLRVEDWTEGQGA; translated from the coding sequence ATGGCCAGGTATATGTTCGACACCAATATGTGCATCTACCTGATGAAGAACCAGCCGCCCCGGGTTGCCGAACGCCTTGCCCGGTGCTTCGAGGGCGACGTGGTGCTGTCCGCCATCAGCCTGGCCGAACTGGAGTTCGGCGTTACCGTGTCGCGCGATCCGCAGCGAGCCCGGCGCGCCTTGCAGGCGCTGGTCGGCCGCGTGCCGGTGCTGCCGCTGAATGCCGCGGCGGCGCGCGCTTATGGTCCGGTCCGCGCCGCCACGCGCGAACGCAAGGCCGACGCGCTGGACAAGCTGATTGCGGCCCATGCCATTGCCGAAGGGCTGACGGTGGTCACGCGCAACGTCCGCGACTTTACGGCTTACCCGGGGCTGCGCGTCGAAGACTGGACCGAGGGCCAGGGCGCCTGA
- the vapB gene encoding type II toxin-antitoxin system VapB family antitoxin, producing MPFTRIFRNGNSQAVRIPAELAYPDTDMQFEIERIGDELRIRPARRRLTGLLDVFADFPDDFMAPGREDQAQSEREGF from the coding sequence ATGCCCTTCACCCGTATCTTCCGCAACGGTAATTCCCAGGCGGTGCGCATACCCGCGGAACTGGCCTATCCCGACACCGACATGCAGTTTGAAATCGAGCGGATCGGCGACGAGCTGCGCATCCGGCCCGCGCGACGGCGCCTGACCGGCCTGCTCGATGTGTTCGCCGACTTCCCGGACGACTTCATGGCGCCCGGGCGCGAAGACCAGGCCCAGTCCGAGCGGGAGGGGTTCTGA
- a CDS encoding LysR family transcriptional regulator yields MDIELARTFLQVVRDGSLLAAADKLHVTQTAVTARIKSLEAQLNCRLFERNKAGARLTPDGQRFLGYASQLVQTWEAACRELPLPAGLASLFRYGTEISLGNPLVLLWATRLRQRMPAQAVRAEVGEGAELQRRLQSGALDAALVYQPEYAPGMHVEALMEEKLVLIRSTQRDGGYVYVDWGPEFRRQHDSALPEHARASLYFNLGPLALQYILQYGGSGYFRTRVVQSYLHSGALARVAGAPEFSYPVFLVCAEAPAGPAREAVDILREIVREESDWSQRWDFPQ; encoded by the coding sequence ATGGATATCGAACTCGCCCGCACCTTCCTGCAAGTCGTGCGCGACGGCAGCCTGCTGGCCGCCGCCGACAAGCTGCATGTCACCCAGACCGCCGTCACCGCGCGCATCAAGAGCCTGGAGGCGCAGCTGAACTGCCGCCTGTTCGAGCGCAACAAGGCCGGGGCGCGGCTGACGCCGGACGGGCAGCGTTTCCTCGGCTATGCCAGCCAGCTGGTGCAGACCTGGGAGGCGGCGTGCCGCGAGCTGCCGTTGCCGGCGGGGCTGGCCAGCCTGTTCCGCTATGGCACCGAGATCAGCCTGGGGAATCCGCTGGTGCTGCTGTGGGCGACGCGCCTGCGCCAGCGCATGCCGGCGCAGGCGGTGCGGGCGGAAGTGGGCGAGGGGGCTGAGCTGCAGCGCAGGCTGCAGTCGGGCGCCCTCGACGCCGCGCTGGTGTACCAGCCGGAATACGCGCCCGGCATGCACGTGGAAGCGCTGATGGAAGAGAAGCTGGTGCTGATCCGCTCGACGCAGCGCGACGGCGGCTATGTCTATGTCGACTGGGGCCCCGAGTTCCGCCGCCAGCATGACAGCGCGCTGCCGGAGCATGCGCGCGCGTCGCTGTACTTCAACCTGGGGCCGCTGGCGTTGCAGTACATCTTGCAGTACGGCGGCAGCGGCTATTTCCGTACGCGCGTGGTGCAGAGCTACCTGCACAGCGGGGCCCTGGCGCGCGTCGCCGGCGCGCCGGAGTTTTCGTATCCCGTGTTCCTGGTTTGCGCCGAAGCGCCCGCGGGCCCGGCGCGCGAAGCCGTGGATATCCTGCGCGAGATCGTGCGGGAAGAATCCGATTGGTCGCAGCGCTGGGACTTCCCGCAATAG